A stretch of Pseudoliparis swirei isolate HS2019 ecotype Mariana Trench chromosome 14, NWPU_hadal_v1, whole genome shotgun sequence DNA encodes these proteins:
- the pcid2 gene encoding PCI domain-containing protein 2: MAQVSINQYLQQVNEAIDNHEGSFCSELLSFKHPHVVNPRLQLASPEEKCQQLLEPPYDEMVAAHLRCIYAVSNHDFVEAYKFQTLVVQSFMRAFQSHKEENWALPVMFTVTLDLRIFANNAEQQLQKKGKGQPGEMLEKAAEQLMSCFRVCASDNRAGLEDSKKWGMMFLSNQLFKIYFKINKLHLCKPLIRAIDSSTLRSDYSPAQKVTYKYYVGRKAMFDSDFKPAEEFLSYAFLHCHRVSQRNKRMVLLYLLPVKMLLGHMPTHQLLRKYDLMQFADVTKSVSEGNLLLLNAALAQHETFFIRCGIFLILEKLKIITYRNLFKKVYLLLRTHQLPLDAFVVAMKMMQLDDVDLDEVQCILANLIYMGHIKGYISHQHQKLVVSKQNPFPPLSSVS; encoded by the exons ATGGCTCAAGTCTCCATCAACCAGTACCTGCAGCAG GTTAACGAGGCTATCGACAACCACGAGGGCTCCTTCTGCTCCGAGCTGCTCTCCTTCAAGCACCCCCACGTGGTCAACCCCCGGCTGcag CTGGCCAGTCCAGAAGAAAAATGTCAGCAGCTTCTGGAGCCGCCGTACGACGAGATGGTCGCTGCCCACCTGAG gtGTATCTACGCTGTGTCCAATCACGACTTCGTGGAAGCCTACAAGTTCCAGACACTCGTCGTACA GTCCTTCATGAGGGCCTTCCAGTCCCACAAAGAAGAGAACTG ggCTCTGCCGGTGATGTTCACTGTCACACTGGATCTCAGGATATTCGCCAACAAT gcggagcagcagctgcagaagaAGGGCAAAGGTCAGCCGGGGGAGATGTTGGAGAAAGCAGCCGAACAGCTGATGAGCTGCTTCAGAGTGTGTGCCAGCGACaa TCGAGCCGGGCTGGAGGACTCCAAGAAGTGGGGGATGATGTTCCTGAGCAACCAGCTGTTCAAGATCTACTTCAAG ATCAATAAGCTGCACCTGTGTAAGCCTCTGATCAGAGCCATCGACAGCTCCACCCTGAGGAGCGACTACAGCCCGGCCCAGAAGGTCACCTACAAGTACTACGTGGGCCGCAAGGCCATGTTCGACAGCGACTTCAAGCCAG ccgaGGAGTTCCTGAGCTACGCCTTCCTGCACTGCCACCGGGTCAgccagaggaacaagaggatgGTGCTGCTCTACCTGCTGCCCGTCAAGATGCTGCTG GGTCACATGCCGACTCATCAGCTCCTGAGGAAGTACGACCTCATGCAGTTCGCCGACGTCACTAAATCTGTGAG TGAGGGGAACCTCCTGCTGCTCAACGCAGCTCTGGCCCAGCACGAGACCTTCTTCATCCGCTGTGGCATCTTCCTCATCCTGGAGAAGCTGAAGATCATCACCTACAGGAACCTCTTCAAGAAAGT GTACCTCCTGCTGAGGACTCACCAGCTTCCTCTGGACGCCTTCGTGGTGGCGATGAAGATGATGCAGCTGGACGACGTGGACCTGGACGAGGTGCAGTGCATCCTGGCCAACCTGATCTACATg GGTCACATCAAAGGTTACATCTCCCACCAGCACCAGAAGCTCGTGGTCAGTAAACAGAACCCGTTCCCGccgctctcctccgtctcctag